In Sorghum bicolor cultivar BTx623 chromosome 10, Sorghum_bicolor_NCBIv3, whole genome shotgun sequence, one genomic interval encodes:
- the LOC8069394 gene encoding protein UNUSUAL FLORAL ORGANS, producing MMHHHPQFLLPRLHSPSSSSSSEAVDMDPRVWGRLPQPLVDRVLACLPTPSFLRLRAACRRFCNLIYSSPFLHSHLLLSPHLPFFAFAVPSAGYLLLLDPTRPEAPSWSRLPLPLPAAPGAGHQAFSPAAASAGLLAFLSDASGHKTLLLANPITRLLAPLPLCPTARLSPTVGLAAGPTSFIAVIAGDDLVSPFAVKNISADTFVADAASVPPSGFWAPSSILPRLSSLDPRAGMAFASGRFYCMSSSPFAVLVFDVATNVWSKVQPPMRRFLRSPALVEFGGGREREARVALVSAVEKSRLSVPRSVRVWTLRGGSNGGSGAWTEMARMPPDVHAQFAAAEGGRGFECAAHGDFVVLAPRGPAIPVLVFDSRRDEWRWAPPCPYPPYAGGIAAGGAGFRVFAYEPRLATPAIGLLDATAPAAFLHGMQG from the exons ATGATGCACCACCACCCTCAGTTCCTGCTTCCGCGCCTCcactcgccgtcgtcgtcctcctcgtcTGAGGCGGTGGACATGGACCCCCGCGTGTGGGGCCGACTGCCGCAGCCGCTGGTGGACCGCGTGCTGGCGTGCCTACCGACGCCGTCCTTCCTCCGCCTCCGGGCCGCCTGCCGCCGCTTCTGCAACCTCATCTACTCGTCGCCGTTCCTCCACTCCCACCTCCTCCTCTCCCCGCACCTCCCCTTCTTCGCCTTCGCCGTCCCTTCCGCGGGGTACCTCCTCCTGCTCGACCCCACCAGGCCGGAGGCGCCCTCCTGGTCCCGCCTCCCGCTGCCGCTGCCCGCGGCGCCCGGCGCTGGCCACCAGGCGTTCTCCCCGGCGGCCGCGTCCGCGGGCCTGCTCGCGTTCctgtcggacgcgtccggccacAAGACGCTGCTCCTCGCCAACCCCATCACGCGCCTCCTCGCGCCGCTGCCGCTCTGCCCCACCGCGCGCCTCTCCCCCACCGTCGGCCTCGCCGCCGGACCCACCTCCTTCATCGCCGTCATCGCCGGCGACGACCTTGTGTCCCCCTTCGCGGTCAAGAACATCTCCGCCGACACGTTCGTCGCCGATGCCGCCTCCGTCCCACCCTCCGGTTTCTGGGCCCCGAGTTCCATCCTGCCCCGCCTCTCCTCCCTCGACCCTCGCGCCGGCATGGCTTTCGCCTCCGGAAG GTTCTACTGCATGAGCTCGTCGCCGTTCGCGGTGCTTGTGTTCGACGTGGCGACCAACGTCTGGAGCAAGGTGCAGCCGCCGATGAGGAGGTTCCTGCGGTCGCCGGCGCTCGTGGAGTTCGGCGGCGGGAGGGAGCGCGAGGCGAGGGTGGCGCTGGTCTCCGCCGTCGAGAAGAGCCGCCTCAGCGTGCCACGGAGCGTGCGCGTGTGGACGCTGCGCGGCGGGAGCAACGGCGGCAGCGGGGCGTGGACCGAGATGGCGCGGATGCCGCCCGACGTGCACGCACAGTTTGCGGCGGCCGAGGGCGGGCGCGGGTTCGAGTGCGCGGCGCACGGCGACTTCGTGGTGCTGGCGCCACGCGGGCCCGCGATCCCCGTGCTCGTGTTCGACTCGCGCCGCGACGAGTGGCGGTGGGCGCCGCCGTGCCCGTACCCGCCGTACGCCGGGGGGATCGCCGCGGGAGGTGCCGGGTTCAGGGTGTTCGCTTACGAGCCACGCCTGGCGACGCCGGCCATCGGCCTCCTGGACGCCACGGCGCCGGCGGCCTTTTTGCATGGGATGCAGGGCTAG